GGCCTGGTGGGCGGGCCGACTGCTGCGCGGCGCCCTGCTGCGCCGCCGCGACGCCCTGCCCCAGCTCCCCGTCCTGCACGCGCTCGCGGAACACGTCTCCCGGGCCGGGCCCGGAGAATTCGGCGGCTGGTTCTGGAACCGCCTGCGGCTCCCCGAACCCGACCGCCTGGACCTCCTACGCCGCCTCCTCCCCTCCGACCCCCCGCCGGGCTTCCCGGCCAGTCCGCTGTCGGGTTCCCCGTGCGGATGCGACTCCCCGCCGGACTTCCCGGCGGGCCCGGTGCCGGGTTGCCGCTGCGGCTCTCAGCCGGGCCATTCGGCCAGCCCGCCGGCCAGCCCGCCGTCCGGCCCGCTGCCGGACTCCCCGCTCGGGTCCCCGGTCGGCCCGGCGTCCGGCCCGCTGCCGGGCTTTCCGGCCGGTCCGCCGTCGGGTTGCGGGTGCGGCTCCGGGCCGGGCTCCTTGGCGGGCCCGGTGCCGGGTTGTCGTTGCGGCTCTCAGCCGAGCCATGCAGCTGGCCCGACGCCCAGCCCGCCGCCGGGCTCCCCGGCCGGCCCGGGGCCCGGCCCGGCGTCGGACCCGGAGGGTCGCGGCTTCCCGCCCGGCCCGGCGTCGGACCCGGAGGGTCGCGGGTTCCCGCTCGGCCCGCCGCAGGACCCGGCGGCCCCCGGTGGGGACCGGTTTCTCGATGCCGCCGCGCGGCGTCTCGCTCGGGATCCGCGGCGCGTGCAGCCGCTGCTCTGCGCCTGGTTCGGTGACGAGCGCCGGCTGCGCGGGCGCCCCGGGGCCACCGTTGCCACCGCCGCTCAGGCCCTGCTGCACACGCACCGGGGCCGTGCCGTGGACGACCTGACCGAGGCGCTCGTCACCGCCGCGCACCCCCGCGCCGACGAGTTGCTCGCCGTACTCGCCGAGGAGGAACCCTCCGCCGTCAGCCGCGCCGTGGACCGGTGGGCCCACGACGAGCGCCCGGAGCGCCGGGTCGCGGCCGCCGCCTACGGGCTCGCCGCCGCCCCGCACGTCCGTACCCCCGCCGACCGGGAGCTGCTCCGCTTCGCCGCCCAGGCGCTCCTCGCGCGCCCCGCCGACGCCTCCCTGCACGGGAGCGCCCTCGCGATCCTGCTGCGCGACCCGCAGGAACGCGCCCGCCATCTGCCGGACGCGCTCGTCTGCTTCCGCGAGCGCGCCGCCCGGCTGCCCGCCGCCGAACTGGTCGCCGCGCTGCCCCTGCTCCCCGAGCAGGACGCCGTCTTCGACGCGCTCGGCGAGCGCGCCGACGGCGAGGTGCTGCGGGCGCTGGCCGTGCTGACCACGCCCGCGCTGGCCCGCCGGGCCGCCGAACTGGTACGGGCCCACCTCGCCCGGCACCCCGAAGACGCCCCGCACGCGGCCGTCTTCGTGCACCGCCGCCTGGAGCAGGGCCCGGCGGCCCGGCCGGTGCTGCGCCCGCTGGTGCTGCACCTGCTGCGCGGGCCCACCGCCGTACGGGCCGCGCTCGCCGAGGTGCTGGCGGCGCCGGGCCGGGACGGCGCGGACGCGCTGCGGGACGAGCTGGCCGACGTACTCCTCGACACCGAGACGGACGTGTCCGTACTGGACGTGCTGCTCGGCGCCGTGGCGCTCGGGGCGGCCGGGCGGCCCGCCGAGCGGAGCCGGGAGCTGCTGCGGCGCACCGGGCGCGGGCTGCTGCGCGCGCCGGGCGGCGCGGATGTCCTCGACCGGCGCGCGGTCGAGCTGGCACGCGCCGTTCCCGCCTTCGGGGCGCTGGTGGCCCACTGGCTCGCGGAGCGGCCCGCGGAGGCGGCCGCGCTGCTCGGGCCGAGCGCCCGCCGGATGATCGAGACGCAGCGCCCGGGCGCGAGGTGACCGTGAGCGCGGGCGCGAGGTGATCTTGACGTGCCCCTGACCTGAGGCAGATGCCGATGCGGACCCCGGAGCACCGGCATGGCAGTCTTAGACCTGCAATCTCTACAGGTACAACACGGGTTCGGGCGAGGAGCGGTCACAGTGCAGCGCTGGCGTGGCTTGGAGGACATCCCCCAGGACTGGGGACGCAGCGTCGTCACCATCGGCTCGTACGACGGTGTGCACCGGGGACACCAGCTGATCATCGGACGGACGGTGGAGCGGGCCCGCGAGCTGGGCGTTCCCTCCGTCGTCGTCACCTTCGACCCGCACCCCAGCGAGGTCGTGCGCCCCGGCAGCCACCCGCCGCTGCTGGCCCCGCACCACCGGCGCGGCGAACTGATGGCCGCGCTCGGCGTCGACGCGCTGCTGGTCCTGCCGTTCACGGCGGAGTTCTCGCAGCTGTCCCCGGCCGACTTCATCGTGAAGGTCCTGGTCGACAAGCTCCACGCGCGCGCCGTCATCGAAGGCCCGAACTTCCGCTTCGGCCACCGGGCCGCCGGGAACGTCGCCTTCCTCACGGAGCTGGGCGCCACCTACGACTACGAGGTCGAGGTCATCGACCTCGTCGTGCGCGGCAACGCGGGCGGCGGCGACGCCTTCTCCTCCACGCTCGTGCGCCGGCTGGTCGCCGAGGGCGACATGGAGGGCGCGGCCGAGATCCTCGGACGGCCGCACCGGGTCGAGGGCGTCGTGGTGCGCGGTGCGCAGCGCGGCCGCGAGCTGGGCTACCCGACGGCGAACGTCGAGACCCTCCCGCACACGGCGATCCCGGCGGACGGCGTGTACGCGGGCTGGCTGACCGCCGACGGCGAGCGGATGCCCGCGGCGATCTCGGTGGGCACGAACCTGCAGTTCGACGCGACCGAGCGGACGGTCGAGGCGTATGCGATCGACCGGGTGGGGCTCGACCTGTACGGGCTGCACGTGACCGTCGACTTCCTCGCCTACGTGCGGGGGATGGCGAAGTTCGAGTCGCTGGACGGGCTGCTGGAAGCGATCGCGGACGACGTGAAGCGGGCGCGGGTGCTGACGGACGTCTACGACGCCGGCCACTGAGCGCGGGGCTGATTTCCTTGTGAACGGGTGAGGGCCCGTACCGTCCTGGACCGCAGGGACGGTACGGGCCCTCACCCGTTCGCGCGTGGCCGCCGGACCCCTACTGGCGGGGGTCCTGCGGCGGGGCGGCCGGAGGCTGCTGGGGCCAGCCCTGGCCGGGCTGGGGCTGCTGCGGCGGGTACGGGTGGCCGTACGGCTGCGGCGCCTGCGGCTGTTGCGGTTGCTGGGGCTGCTGGGGTGCGTACGGCTGCTGTTGCGGCTGCTGTTGCGGCTGGCCGTACGGCGAGTGCGGCGGGTACGGGTACGGCTGCTGCGGTGCCTGGGGCGCCTGCGGCGCGGGTGCCGCCTGGGGTGCCGGGGCGCCGGCCTGGGGCGCGTTCTGCCAGTGCGGCGGCGACTGCGACTGCTGCGCGCGGACGAAGTCCTCGGCGACGAGGGCGGAGAGGTTGAAGTACGCCTCGCGCGTCTTCGGCCGCATCATGTCGAGGTCCACCTCGGCGCCGGCCGACAGGTGCTCGTCGAACGGCACCACGACCACCCCGCGGCAGCGGGTCTCGAAGTGCTGGACGATGTCCTCGACCTTGATCATCTTGCCGGTCTCGCGAACCCCCGAGATGACGGTGATCGAGCGCGAGACGAGGTCGGCGTACCCGTGGGCGGAGAGCCAGTCGAGGGTGGTGCTGGCGCTGCTCGCGCCGTCCACGGACGGCGTCGAGATGATGATCAGCTGATCGGCCAGGTCCAGGACCCCGCGCATCGCGGAGTACAGGAGCCCGGTGCCCGAGTCCGTGAGGATGATCGGGTACTGGCGGCCCAGCGTCTCGATCGCGCGCCGGTAGTCCTCGTCGTTGAAGGTCGTGGACACGGCCGGGTCCACGTCGTTGGCGATGATCTCCAGGCCGGAGGGGGCCTGGGAGGTGTACCGCCGGATGTCCATGTACGAGTTGAGGTACGGGATCGCCTGGACGAGGTCGCGGATCGTCGCCCCGGTCTCGCGGCGCACACGGCGCCCGAGGGTGCCGGCGTCCGGGTTCGCGTCGATCGCAAGGATCTTGTCCTGGCGCTCGGTGGCGAGGGTCGCGCCGAGGGCGGTGGTGGTCGTGGTCTTGCCGACGCCGCCCTTGAGGCTGATGACGGCGATGCGGTAGCAGGACATCACCGGGGTACGGATCAGCTCCAGCTTGCGCTGACGCTCCGCCTCGGCCGCCTTGCCGCCGAACCGGAAGAGGGACGAGGCGCCGCCGGAGCCGCCCGCGCGGTTGCTCTTCGGCTTCTGCTTGTTGCGCAGGAGGCGGTCCGAGGACAGCTCCACGGCGGCGGTGTAGCCGAGCGGGGCGCCGCCGCCGGTGCCCTGGGGGGCCGAGGGGTAGCGGGGGTCCTGCGGGCCGGCCGCGCCGGGTCCGCCGGGGCCGCCGGCCGCGCCGGGCTGCGGCCACTGGCCGAGCCGGGGGTCGCCCTGGGGTGCCGCCTGCGGCGGTGCCTGCGGGGTCTGCTGCGGCTGGCCCCAGGGGGCGCCGGGCTGGGGCGGGGTGGGCGGAGTGGGCGCGGCCGGGTAGCCGTAGCCGGGCGGGGCGGTGGGCGCGGGTGCCGGTGCCGGTGCGGGGGCCGGGGGATACCCGTACCCCTCCTGCGGAGCCTGAGCCTGAGCCGGTTCGCTGCCCCCGAACGAGGGGAACGCGGGCGGCAGCGGCGGCAGTTCGGCGGGCGCCGCGGGAACGGACGCGGACCAGGCCGCCCCCGGAACGGCATCCTGCGGCTCGGCGCCCCGGTACGGATCCAGCGTGGCCACCCCCTCCGCGGGAGTCGACCCAGGCCCCTCACCGGCCGGGCTGCCCCCGCCGACACCGCCCTCGGGGTACGGCGTACGGGCACCCCCGCCCGGTGCGGAGCCGCCCGCGTCGGGCGCGGCGGGGTACGGCGTACCGGCCCCCTCGCCCGGTGCGGACCCGGCGGCGGCAGCGGGGTACGGCGTACCCGCGCCCTCCGCCCGGATATGGCCACCCGTGCCAGATGCTGCGTCAGGCGCGGCGGGCAACGCCGTACCCGCGCCGGGGTACGGCGTACCCGCGCTCCCCGCCGGGGCGGAGTTGTCCGCGCCGGGGTACGGCGTACCGCCACCCTCGCTCCGGGCGGAGCCCGCGGAACCGGCGTCCGGCATACCCGTGCCCCCGCTGGGGGCCGCGTCGGACGCGCCCGGGTACGGCGTACCCGTGCCCTCGCCCGGGCCGGAACCGGCGGCAGCGGGGTACGGCGTGTCCGCGCCCTCCGCCGGGGCGGAGTCGCCCGCGCCGGGCGCCGCGTCGGGCGCGGCGGGGAAGGGCGTACGTGCGTCCCCGCTCGGGGCGGTTTCCGGCGCGCCGGGGTACGGCGTACCGGCACCCCCTGCCGGGGCGGAGTTGTCCGTGCCCGGGTACGGCGTACCGGCACCCTCGCCCGGTGCGGCTCCGGTGGCGGCAGCGGGGTACGGCGTACCCGTACCCCCCGCCGGGGCGGAGTTGTCCGTGCCCGGGTACGGCGTACCGGCACCCCCGCCCGGTGCGGACCCGGCGGCGGCAGCGGGGAACGGTGTGCCCGCACCCTCCGCCGGGGCGGAGTCGCCCGTGCCAGGCGCCGCGTCGGGCGCGGTGGGCAACGCTGTACCCGTGCCCGGGTAGGGCGTACGGGCGTCGCCGCTCGGGGCGGCTTCGGGCGTGCCCGGGACGGGCGTACCCGCACCCCCGCCCGGTGCGGTTCCGGCGGAGCCGGGGTACGGCGTACCCGCGCCCCCTGCCGGGGCGGACCCGGCGGCGTACGGCACACCTGCACCCCCTGCCGGGGCGGACCCGGCGGCGTACGGCGCACCCGCACCCCCCGCCGAGGCGGCACCGGCACCGGCGTACGGCGAACCGGAGCCCCCCGCCGAGGCACCCGCACCCGAGCCCCCCGCAGGGGAACCCGCACCCCCCGCCGGGGCGGCACCGGCACCGGCGTACGGCGCACCGGAGCCCCCCGCAGGGGAACCCGCACTCGGGCCGGAGCCGTGGCTCGGGGCCGGGATGTGGGCCGCCGGGAAGGGCGAGGCTCCGTCCGTTTCGGCGGGGCGGGGCGCGGCGGGCTGCGCCGGGACCGGGGCGATCCGCATCGTCGACGGGGAGGTGATGTCACCCGGCCGGTGCGGTTCGAAGCCGCTGCCCGCCGGGAGGTCCGGCGGGGTCGGGCCCGCCGGGGCGTCCTGTGTGTACCAGGCCGGCGGGGTGTAGTCGATGGTGAACTCGCCCGTCAGCTCGGGCTCCGCGTCGGACTGATCGTCCGTCGGGACGTCCCACGTCCCGCCGCGGCTCTCGTTCCGATCGCCGTTCACTGGTCCTCCTGGTCTGGTCGAGCACTGGTCCGGCGCCCCCATCGGCACCGCGCCCACGGTCAGCCTAATCGCGCCCGGCGACACCCCCCGGACCCGACCCGCCCCCGACCCGTCCCCGAACCGCCACCGGCACGGCAGCCGTACGGCCGGATCGCCCCAACACCCCACAAGACGCCTGCCCGCACGGCACCCCCCGCAAGCGCGTAGCGTCCACCCGCCCGGGGGAACCCCGGCCCACGGTCCCCACCACCCCCACGGGAACCCCCGACCGTCAGTCGATCCGCCGGGCCGCTCCCAGCAGGCCCGTCTCCGCGTCCGTTCCCTGCGTCATCACGAACTGCCGGTCCCGCGGCGTGCACCACAGGGTCACGCCGTCACCCAGCGTCGGGAGCGAATCCACCGCCCCCCGCGGCAGGTTCATCAGCCGTCCGATCTGTTCCGCCTCGTCGGGGGACACCCGCTGCACCCCCACCAGCGAGGACTGCTGCAGCAGCCGCGGCGCCGTCGGGCTCAGGTACGGCAGCAGGGTCAGCACGGACTGCCACGGCCCGGCGACCACCCGGCCGCGCGGCGGGCGCATCCCGCAGTCGCGGATCACCAGCACCGGGCTGCCGGCCGACGCGCCCTGCGGGGGCACCCGGCCCACCTCGTGCAGGGTCACGCACTGCTGTCCGCCGCCCGCGGCCTGCGCCAGCCCCGACCAGACCTGCGCGCGGCCGGTCTCCACCGCGACCCGGGCCCCGGTGGCCGCCGCGCGCAGCGCGAGCACCTGGGCCGTCCACAGGCCGCCGATGAGCGTGACCTCGTACGGCGTGGGGCGGTTGACGCCGAGCACCGCGGGCCGGTTCTCGGCGTCGACGCCGATGACCACTCCGTCGTCCCCGATCGGCAGGGCCAGCCCGTCCAGGTCCGCGGCGGGCATCGCGTGCCGCTCCCGGCGCGGGCCGACCAACCCATATCCCACCCTCATCGTGCGCCTCCCAGCGGCAGCGAAGCCAGTACGCCCGGCAGCTGTTCGCGGTCCAGCCGGACCAGGCCGGTCTTCACCCCGCGTGCCGTCGTCTCCAACGCCCGGCGCGCGGCGACCAGTTCCTCGTCGCTGCGTCCGGTGATGCGGACGTGTCCGGTCAGGGTGACGCCGTGCCGCTCGGCCGGGGCCAGCGTCAGGCTGAAGTTGGTGGCCAGCGCGGGCAGCGAGGTCAGCAGCGCCACGAACTGCGGCAGCGGCGCCGCGCCGCCGCCCAGCTGCGGCCAGCGCGAGATCCAGTACGTCGTGTGCCGCCGGTCGTCGCAGCGCCAGCTCCGCGGGGTTTCCTCCGTGCGCCGCCCGGGCGTGCCCGCACGTCCGGCGGCGCGGCCCGCCTGGGTGATCGCCATCGGGTTCGCGCACGAGGAGGTCGCCAGCGCGGCCGTCAGTTCCTGCTCGGTCAGGACCGTGGCCCGGAAACCGGCCCCGGCGAGGCGGCTCGCCAGTTGGTCCGCGGCCCGCACCACACAGCGCTGCGCGCCCGCCAGACCGCCACCGCGCGCGGCGACCGCCTCCGGGCACAGTTCGGGGTCGAGCTTGAGGGCGATCCAGGTGAGGCGCACGGCCGGGGTGCCGGTGAGGGCCTGCAGGGGCGCGTAGTTGCGGGTGGCCATCGACTGGGCGGGCAGGTGCGGCGCGGGCGCGGGCTGGGTGTGCTGCACCAGCTGCGCCGACTCCAGCCGGATGCCGTCCACTTCGAGGATGTCCCGGACGATGCCGAGCGGCAGCGGCCGCGCGGAGCGGTCCGGGCGCAGCGCGGTCGCGTCCATGTCCACCTGGACGACCGCCGTCAGGAAGGTCCCGTCGCCGATCATGCCGACCGGGCGGCGGTCGCGGTCGCTGAACGTGCGCGTCCGCAGGGCCGGATCGGCCTCGACGAGCGGGGCCAGGCCCGGCTCGGTGCCCGTGGGCACGGGGGAGGAGGCGGCCCGGCGGCGGCGCGCGCGCAGCGCGAGCGCGGTGCCGATCCACTCGGGCAGCGAGCGCTGGTGCCTGCGGACGACCGCCAGCAGGAGGAGTACGGCCGCCAGTACGCCGGCGGGCACCAGCATCAGCGGGTCCACCACCCAGCCGACGAGCAGGACGGCGGCCGCGACCTGGACCAGCACCAGCTGTTGCAATCGGAACGGGCCGAACCGCCCCGGACTCGACCGCGGGTGTGGTGTCACACCTGACGCGCTACCGGAACTCCCCGTGTTCTCCTGGGCGGGCGCTGCGCCATGGGCCGGTGCGGCCCCGGCAGCGCGCCGCTCCCTCGCGGTCGTCCTCACTCGCGGACCTCCCCTTCCCGGGGCCAGACCCCGTGAGTTCCGACGGCGCGGCACTTGCCCGCGCAGCCCCGGAATCTCCCCTAACCACCCCAACAAGCCCTGAATACCCCGGTACGGAAGGCACGGAGCGGCGTCCTCACCCTACCCGCCCCCTGCGCACCCGCCGCCAACAGGCATAGTAGGTGCCCGGTCCGACAATCGAGGCCCGGGGACCGGACGCACCGACCGGGCCGTGCGGGGAGAAGCAGGCGGTCATGGCATCACGACGCGATGAGCTGAACGCGTACACCTTTGCGAAGCGGCGCACCGTGGCCGCGTTCCTCCAGCCGTCCGCCACCGGCACCGAGGAGGGCGCGCCGCGCCCCCTGCGCGCTGCCCTGCCGGGGCTGGTGGCCGGAGCGCTGATCCTGGCCGCCTTCGGCGCCTGGGGGATGTTCAAGTCCCAGGCCCCCAAGGGCTGGGACGCGCCCGGCGCGAAGGTCATCGTCGGCAAGACCTCGACGACCCGCTATGTGGTGCTCACCACGAAGGACGGCGGCAAGACCCAGACCCGGCTGCACCCCGTCCTCAACCTGGCGTCCGCGCGACTGCTCCTGGACCCGGACAAGTTCCAGGTCATCCAGGTCGACGACAAGCTCCTCGACGGCGGCAAGCCCCCGCGCGGCCCGATCATCGGCATCCCCTACGCCCCCGACCGGCTGCCCGCCGCCGCCGACGCGGGCAAGGCCAAGCGCTGGGCCGTCTGCCAGCAGCCCGGCGGCAACGGGCACGGCGTGCAGACCGCCACCTTCGTCCTCGCCGACCGCGAGGCCGCCCGGCTGGACGACGACCGCCGGGTCGCCGACGGCCAGGTGCTGTACGTCCAGAGCTCCGGCCCGAACAAGGAACGCTTCCTGGTCGACGCCACGGGCACGAAGTACAAGTTCCCCGAGGGCGCGGCGGGCAGCCAGGACGCCTCCGACGCCCAGAAGCTCACCAACGCCCTGGTCGGCAGCGGCGCCCCGCAGCAGGTCACCGACCAGTGGCTGGCCACCCTGAAGCCGGGCGAGGACCTCGGCTTCCCGCAGCTGCCCGGCACGGTCGGCGCGGACGCGGGCGTCTCGGGGCTGAGCACCGCAGACAACCGGGTCGGCATGGTGCTGCGCGCGGTCACCGGCTCCGGACCGCAGCACTACGTGGTCCTGCCCGGCGGGAAGGTCTCCCCGGTCACCGAGTTCGTCGCCTGGCTGCTCATCAACGCGCCCGCGACCGACAAGCTCAACATGACCGGCAAGCCGCGCGAGGTCGACCTGCAGTCCCTCAGCCCGGACTCCGTCCCCTTCAAGGGCGACGCCCGCTGGCCCGCGAGGAAGTCCGCCCAGATCAACCGGACCCCCGCCCCCGGCACCCCGGCCCCCGCCGCGGGCTCCGGCCAGAGCCCCGACCGGGACACCGTCTGCAACGTCCTGCGCTCGGTCGACGGCCAGGGCAACCAGACGATGAGCACCTGGGCGGGCACCGGCTACCCCATCGACATCACCGCGAGCGGCACCAGCGCGTACGTCACCCCCGGCTCGGGCCTCCTCTACACCCAGACCCAGGGCAACCAGGGCACCGCGGGCGGCACCCTCTTCCTGGTGACCGACACCGGCCTGCGGTACGCCGTCCAGGCCAACGGGGACAGCGACGCCGAGCACTCGAAGATCGGCGCGGCCGATCCGAAGGCGAAGGGCTCCGACGGCCGGCCCGAGGCCAGCCAGGCACAGATCCGCCTCGGCTACGGGAACGTCGTACCGAGCCTGGTGCCGATCGCGTGGTCGGAGTTCCTGTCGAAGGGACCCCGCCTGGACACCAACGCCGCCCGCCAGCCCCAGGGTTCGTGAGGATGCCGATGCCGATGCCGATGCCGACCCGGACGCCGACCCACCGCCGCGCCGCGCTGTGCGCCACGGCCCTCGCCCTGACGGCCGCGGCCACCCTGACCGCCACCGCGACCGCCACCGCGGCAGCGGCGGCACCGGTGACCCCCGTTCCCGCCCCCGTCCCCGCCGTCCGGCTCGCGGGCGCGGGCGAATGCACCTTCCCCATGAAGAAGCAGATCGCCGACCGCCCCTGGGCGCTCCAGCGCCTGCTGCTGGACGCCCTGTGGGTGAAGACGAAGGGGAAGGGCGTCCGGGTCGCCGTCATCGACACCGGCGTCGACCGGGTCAACCCGCAGCTCGCCTCGGCCGTCGACATCGGCGCGGGGAAGGACTACATCGACCCCAAGGGCGGCGACGGCACGAACGACACCGTCGGCCACGGCACCAAGGTGGCCGGCCTGATCGCGGCCCGCCCCCAGGAGGGCACCGGATTCGTCGGCCTGGCCCCCGAGGCCACGATCATCCCGATCCGGCAGAACGACGACAAGGAAACCGGCAAGGCCGACACCCTGGCCGCCGCGATCCGGCACGCGATCACGCAGAAGGCCCAGGTCATCAACATCTCGCAGGACACCACCCTGCCGATGGGCGAGGACTCCGACCTCGCCAAGGCCGTCAGGGAGGCCGTGGCCGCCGACATCGTCGTGGTCGCCTCCGCGGGCAACGACGGCATGGACGGGCAGAAGCGCAAGACCTACCCGGCGGCCTTCCCCGGCGTCCTCGCCGTCGCCTCCGTGGACCGCAACAACGAGCGGGCCGCCTTCTCCCAGCCCGGCCCCTTCGTCGGCGTCGCGGCGCCCGGCGTGGACATGGTCTCCACCGTCCCCGGCTTCGGCCAGTGCGTGGACAACGGCACCAGCTTCTCCGCGCCGTACGTCGCCGGTCTCGCGGCCCTGCTGCGCGCCCAGAACCCCAAGTGGACCGCCCCGCAGGTCATCTGGCAGATCGAGCAGTCCGCCGAGCGCGCCGTCAACGGCCGTGACGACTACGTCGGCTGGGGAGTGGTCGACCCGGTCCGCGCGGTCGCCACGGACAGCGCCTCCCCGCCGTCCGGTCCGCCGGCCGCCGACCCGGGCCCGCCGCCCGCGGCCGCGCCCGAAGCCGCTCCGCTGGTCCTGAAAGAGACCGCGCAGGAGCGCCAGGCGCGCTTCGGGACGTACGCTCTGGGCATCGG
This is a stretch of genomic DNA from Streptomyces sp. NBC_00536. It encodes these proteins:
- the mycP gene encoding type VII secretion-associated serine protease mycosin, producing the protein MPTRTPTHRRAALCATALALTAAATLTATATATAAAAAPVTPVPAPVPAVRLAGAGECTFPMKKQIADRPWALQRLLLDALWVKTKGKGVRVAVIDTGVDRVNPQLASAVDIGAGKDYIDPKGGDGTNDTVGHGTKVAGLIAARPQEGTGFVGLAPEATIIPIRQNDDKETGKADTLAAAIRHAITQKAQVINISQDTTLPMGEDSDLAKAVREAVAADIVVVASAGNDGMDGQKRKTYPAAFPGVLAVASVDRNNERAAFSQPGPFVGVAAPGVDMVSTVPGFGQCVDNGTSFSAPYVAGLAALLRAQNPKWTAPQVIWQIEQSAERAVNGRDDYVGWGVVDPVRAVATDSASPPSGPPAADPGPPPAAAPEAAPLVLKETAQERQARFGTYALGIGSVLIAVIAGTAAVARETRRRRRQAGPSTRA
- the eccB gene encoding type VII secretion protein EccB — protein: MASRRDELNAYTFAKRRTVAAFLQPSATGTEEGAPRPLRAALPGLVAGALILAAFGAWGMFKSQAPKGWDAPGAKVIVGKTSTTRYVVLTTKDGGKTQTRLHPVLNLASARLLLDPDKFQVIQVDDKLLDGGKPPRGPIIGIPYAPDRLPAAADAGKAKRWAVCQQPGGNGHGVQTATFVLADREAARLDDDRRVADGQVLYVQSSGPNKERFLVDATGTKYKFPEGAAGSQDASDAQKLTNALVGSGAPQQVTDQWLATLKPGEDLGFPQLPGTVGADAGVSGLSTADNRVGMVLRAVTGSGPQHYVVLPGGKVSPVTEFVAWLLINAPATDKLNMTGKPREVDLQSLSPDSVPFKGDARWPARKSAQINRTPAPGTPAPAAGSGQSPDRDTVCNVLRSVDGQGNQTMSTWAGTGYPIDITASGTSAYVTPGSGLLYTQTQGNQGTAGGTLFLVTDTGLRYAVQANGDSDAEHSKIGAADPKAKGSDGRPEASQAQIRLGYGNVVPSLVPIAWSEFLSKGPRLDTNAARQPQGS
- a CDS encoding bifunctional riboflavin kinase/FAD synthetase, coding for MQRWRGLEDIPQDWGRSVVTIGSYDGVHRGHQLIIGRTVERARELGVPSVVVTFDPHPSEVVRPGSHPPLLAPHHRRGELMAALGVDALLVLPFTAEFSQLSPADFIVKVLVDKLHARAVIEGPNFRFGHRAAGNVAFLTELGATYDYEVEVIDLVVRGNAGGGDAFSSTLVRRLVAEGDMEGAAEILGRPHRVEGVVVRGAQRGRELGYPTANVETLPHTAIPADGVYAGWLTADGERMPAAISVGTNLQFDATERTVEAYAIDRVGLDLYGLHVTVDFLAYVRGMAKFESLDGLLEAIADDVKRARVLTDVYDAGH
- a CDS encoding SCO5717 family growth-regulating ATPase, producing MNGDRNESRGGTWDVPTDDQSDAEPELTGEFTIDYTPPAWYTQDAPAGPTPPDLPAGSGFEPHRPGDITSPSTMRIAPVPAQPAAPRPAETDGASPFPAAHIPAPSHGSGPSAGSPAGGSGAPYAGAGAAPAGGAGSPAGGSGAGASAGGSGSPYAGAGAASAGGAGAPYAAGSAPAGGAGVPYAAGSAPAGGAGTPYPGSAGTAPGGGAGTPVPGTPEAAPSGDARTPYPGTGTALPTAPDAAPGTGDSAPAEGAGTPFPAAAAGSAPGGGAGTPYPGTDNSAPAGGTGTPYPAAATGAAPGEGAGTPYPGTDNSAPAGGAGTPYPGAPETAPSGDARTPFPAAPDAAPGAGDSAPAEGADTPYPAAAGSGPGEGTGTPYPGASDAAPSGGTGMPDAGSAGSARSEGGGTPYPGADNSAPAGSAGTPYPGAGTALPAAPDAASGTGGHIRAEGAGTPYPAAAAGSAPGEGAGTPYPAAPDAGGSAPGGGARTPYPEGGVGGGSPAGEGPGSTPAEGVATLDPYRGAEPQDAVPGAAWSASVPAAPAELPPLPPAFPSFGGSEPAQAQAPQEGYGYPPAPAPAPAPAPTAPPGYGYPAAPTPPTPPQPGAPWGQPQQTPQAPPQAAPQGDPRLGQWPQPGAAGGPGGPGAAGPQDPRYPSAPQGTGGGAPLGYTAAVELSSDRLLRNKQKPKSNRAGGSGGASSLFRFGGKAAEAERQRKLELIRTPVMSCYRIAVISLKGGVGKTTTTTALGATLATERQDKILAIDANPDAGTLGRRVRRETGATIRDLVQAIPYLNSYMDIRRYTSQAPSGLEIIANDVDPAVSTTFNDEDYRRAIETLGRQYPIILTDSGTGLLYSAMRGVLDLADQLIIISTPSVDGASSASTTLDWLSAHGYADLVSRSITVISGVRETGKMIKVEDIVQHFETRCRGVVVVPFDEHLSAGAEVDLDMMRPKTREAYFNLSALVAEDFVRAQQSQSPPHWQNAPQAGAPAPQAAPAPQAPQAPQQPYPYPPHSPYGQPQQQPQQQPYAPQQPQQPQQPQAPQPYGHPYPPQQPQPGQGWPQQPPAAPPQDPRQ
- the eccE gene encoding type VII secretion protein EccE codes for the protein MRTTARERRAAGAAPAHGAAPAQENTGSSGSASGVTPHPRSSPGRFGPFRLQQLVLVQVAAAVLLVGWVVDPLMLVPAGVLAAVLLLLAVVRRHQRSLPEWIGTALALRARRRRAASSPVPTGTEPGLAPLVEADPALRTRTFSDRDRRPVGMIGDGTFLTAVVQVDMDATALRPDRSARPLPLGIVRDILEVDGIRLESAQLVQHTQPAPAPHLPAQSMATRNYAPLQALTGTPAVRLTWIALKLDPELCPEAVAARGGGLAGAQRCVVRAADQLASRLAGAGFRATVLTEQELTAALATSSCANPMAITQAGRAAGRAGTPGRRTEETPRSWRCDDRRHTTYWISRWPQLGGGAAPLPQFVALLTSLPALATNFSLTLAPAERHGVTLTGHVRITGRSDEELVAARRALETTARGVKTGLVRLDREQLPGVLASLPLGGAR